The nucleotide window AGGCCGTGGGCCTCGTGCACGATGAGGTCGGCGGCGGCCAGATCCCAGTCATTGCTGTTGCCGGCGGCGAAGGCGACATCGATCTCGCCGGTGGCGACGCGGGCGAGGCGCAATGCCAGCGAGCGCACGCGCGGCAGGCGCTCCACCGCCGCACGGCGGGCGAGGGCGTCCAGATCGGCAGGGGGGCCGGCCACCCGGGCGCCGTCGAGGGTGTGGCGCGGCGCCACCTTGAGGGGGGCGCCATTGAGCATGGCGCCACGGCCGGCCTCGGCGGTGAACAGCTCCCCGGTGGCGGGCGCGAACAGGGCGGCGAGGACCGGCCGGCCCTCTTCCACCAGCGCCACCGAGACCGCCCAGTCATGGCCGCCGGCCATGAAGCCGCGGGTGCCGTCGATGGGGTCCACCACCCACAGCCGGCGGGTGCCGAGGCGGGCCGGGCCGTCGGCGGATTCCTCGGAAAGCCAGCCGATGCCGGCATCCAGCGCGGTGAGGTGGCGGTGGAGGAAGGCATCCACCGCCATGTCCGCCTCGGTGACGGGGGAGTTGTTGTCCTTGGTCCAGGATTTCACGCCGGCCTGGAACATGGCGAGCGCGATCCCGCCCGCCGCCGTCACCGTTTCGGTGAGCTGGCGCGCCAGGGGGGCGGGGGCAGGCCCGTCGGGGCCGCGCGTGGGCTCGACGCTCATGGGCCTGCCACATAGGGGCGTCGGCGCCCCGAGGCAAGGAGACTTGTGCTGCACTGCGTCAATGCGCGCCCCGCCGAGAGCGCTTTCCGCCCGCGCCGGCGCGGGGTGAACGCCCTGTCTGGTTGAGTTCGCGCCTTCTTCACGCGGAGCGGTGCCTACTTCGCTCGAAACGCCCTAAGGCAGGAGCGGCGCGAGCGTGTTGGGCACGAGCGTGTCGAGGGCAAGGCCCGCGAACAGGATCAGGCCGGCGTCACGGTTGGACTTGAACACGGCGAGGCAGCGGGCACCGTCGTCGATGTCGAGCCGGCGCACCTGCCCCGCCAGATGCAGGGCAAAGCCGATCAGGCCCATCACCGCG belongs to Xanthobacter autotrophicus Py2 and includes:
- a CDS encoding inositol monophosphatase (PFAM: inositol monophosphatase~KEGG: rpb:RPB_1853 inositol-1(or 4)-monophosphatase), with the protein product MSVEPTRGPDGPAPAPLARQLTETVTAAGGIALAMFQAGVKSWTKDNNSPVTEADMAVDAFLHRHLTALDAGIGWLSEESADGPARLGTRRLWVVDPIDGTRGFMAGGHDWAVSVALVEEGRPVLAALFAPATGELFTAEAGRGAMLNGAPLKVAPRHTLDGARVAGPPADLDALARRAAVERLPRVRSLALRLARVATGEIDVAFAAGNSNDWDLAAADLIVHEAHGLLTTRDGTPLTYNAPEPRHPALLCAGPTLHAALVETAPQPPFFNATLDQR